The nucleotide sequence CCCCAGGTGATGCACCTGCAGATTGGTGAAGAACAACGACAACAAGGTGACGATCAACGCCACCGCCAAGCCACGGGTGATGCCGCCCAACGCGAAGCCAATCAGGATCACATGGGGCGAAACCGGCGACACCAGCAGCTCCTCGATAGATCGCTGGAACTTGCTGCTGAAGAAGCTGGAAACCACGTTGCTGTAGGAGTTGGTAATCACCGACATCATGATCAAACCCGGCACGATGTAGTCGATGTAGCTGAAACCATCCATCTCGCCTATTCGTGTGCCGATCAGATTGCCGAAGATGACGAAGTACAGAACCATGGTGATCGCCGGCGGCAGCAGGGTCTGCGGCCAGATCCGCATGTAGCGGCGGACCTCCCGGCGCACGATGGTCTGCAGCGCAACCAGGTTGGCCCGAAATTCCGTACTCATTTGGCCTCCTTCAGATTGCTCTCAACCATCGAAACGAACAGTTCCTCCAGCCGGTTGGTTTTGTTGCGCAGGCTTACCACCTCGATGCCCTGCGCCGACAACAGGCGAAACAGGTCAGTGACGCCCTGACTCTTGTCCACCTGCACCTCGAGAGTATGGTGATCCACCAGCTTGGCCGGATACCCGCCAAGCTCCGGCGGCACCAGCAGCGATTCCTTCAGGTCGAGCAGGAAGGTTTCCACATGCAGCTGCTTGAGCAGCTCACGCATGCTGGTGTTCTTGACGATCTGGCCGTGGTCGATGATGCCGATATTGCGGCACAGCTGCTCGGCCTCTTCCAGATAGTGCGTGGTGAGAATGATGGTGATTCCCTCACGATTCAGCTCGGTCAGAAAAGACCACATGGAGCGGCGCAACTCGATATCGACGCCAGCAGTGGGCTCATCGAGAATCAGCAGACGCGGCTGATGGATCAGCGCTCGAGCGATCATCAGGCGTCGCTTCATGCCGCCCGAGAGCATCCGCGAGGAGACGTCACGCTTGTCCCAGAGCCCGAGCTGATTGAGATAACGCTCGGCCCGCTCCTTGGCGATCTTCGCCGGGATGCCGTAGTAACCGGCCTGGGTAACGAGGATATCGAAGGCTTTCTCGAACTGGTTGAAGTTGAATTCCTGCGGCACTACGCCGAGGCAGCGCTTGAGCCCCGCAGGATCTCGATCCAGATCGTGACCGAAGACACTCACCGTGCCGCCAGTCTTGTTTACCAGTGTCGACAGGATGCCGATGGTGGTGGATTTACCGGCACCGTTAGGTCCCAGCAGCGCATAGAAATCTCCCTCGGCCACATCCAGGTCGATGCCCTTGAGGGCCTGAAAGCCGTTGCCGTAGGTTTTGGTCAGCTGCCGAATGGACAGAGCATTACTCATAGAGATGCACACAACGCGGAATATGAAGGCCTGAAGCGGCCGATTTGTTCGCCATCTAGGCGAATCGGGGGAAGAAATAGATAAGGGCGCGCCCAAGCTTTTTCAACCAGGGCGCCCGCGCCGGTCTTGACCAGCCGGAAGCGGGCCGCGTCAGCCGGAACTGGCCCGTTAAATCACCCTGGCGAAACAGGACGCAGGTTACTGACGGCCAAGCCCCCAGAGATTGCGCCTACACCCTACATCAATGCCCCGGCGGGGCCTGACTCACCTACTGCCCGTCACCGCCCTTTAGAACAGCCTGTCAGTGCCTCGCACCCTGATCAGGCATGGTAAGAAGCTGTCGCTCCATATTCCAGTCAAACGGCTCACCGTTGCTTTCAGCCTCGTAGCGGCGCTCCTCCAGCTGCTGGAAGATCTCGATCTCTTCATCCGGCATGAAATGCAGGCAGTCGCCGCCAAAGAACCACAGAAGGTCGCGCGGAACCAGGTGTGCGATCTGAGGATAACGATGGAAGACCTGGCAGATCAGGTCCTGCCCCAGATGCCGCTCTTCCGGAATGTTCCGAAGATTCACCACCAGTTCATCAAAACGTTCGAGGAATAGCGCGTGACTCTCTTCAGAAACCTGCCCGGTCTCCCCCATAGCGAGCAGAATGCCGCGCAGATGGGCCAGGAGTGCCAGGTTATGATCGTGATATGCGTTGGCCATGCTTCACCTGTCTTGATGTGGGCACGCGATTATAGATGCGCGTGCCGGCGAGTGGGACTTGTCTGGTTGACTCATGGACATGGCCTGGGTTCGCCGACGCGCGCCCTGATCCACGAGAAATCGCCGATCAGCATTAAAAGCGTGGATATCAGACGTCTGGCGCCTGAAACAGGGAAACGAAAAAAGGGACCCGAAGGTCCCTTTTTTCAATGATTCAAAAGAATTGGCATCTTCAGAATCTGCATTTGGAGCGGGAAACGAGACTCGAACTCGCGACCCCGACCTTGGCAAGGTCGTGCTCTACCAACTGAGCTATTCCCGCGTTGTCTTGGTGACGGGCGCCATTCTATAGTTTCCGTATCTCCCGTCAAGCCTTTGATTAAGAAAGTTTTATTTTTTTTCTGCCGGGCTGAGGTGGGGCCACGCCGCCATCAGATAATGGACCATCGACCATAGCGTCAAGGCAGCAGCAATGATCAGCAAGGCATAACCGATGCTGACCCACACTGTCATTAACGGCGGGTTGGCCAACAGAATGATCAACGCCACCATTTGTGCGGTAGTTTTCCATTTGCCCAGGTTGGACACCGCGACATGTGCCCTCGCGCCCAACTCGGCCATCCACTCGCGCAAGGCGGAGATGACGATCTCGCGACCGATGATGATCGCTGCGGGCAACGTCAGCCAGAGGTTGGCATGCTCTTCGACAAGCAGTACCAGCGCCACCGCAACCATCAGCTTGTCGGCGACCGGATCGAGAAATGCACCGAAGGGGGTGCTCTGTTTCAAGCGTCGCGCCAGGTATCCATCCAGCCAATCAGTTACCGCGGCAATCGTGAACACTGCGCTGGCGGCCAGATAGCTCCACTTGAAGGGAAGATAGAAGAGCAGGATGATGATCGGTATCAGCAGCACACGCAACACGGTGAGAATGTTTGGAATGTTCATTGATACCAATAGTCCGCAAATTTGAAGGGGATTCTACTCACTGTGCAACGTGGCATAAATCAACTCGGCAAGCTTTTTACTGATACCGGGCGCTTTGGCGATCTCCGGCAAGCTAGCGCGGTTCAATTCCTGCAGCCCGCCAAAATGCTTGAGCAACTCACGCCGCCGCTTCGGCCCGATACCCGGCACATCCTCCAGCGTTGAGGTGGTGCGTGCCTTGCCCCGTCGGGCGCGGTGGCCGGTAATCGCAAAGCGGTGCGCTTCATCACGCACCTGCTGAATCAGATGCAGCGCCGGCGAGTCTCCCGGCAGAGTAAATTCGTGTTCGGCATCGTTGAGGTAGAGCGTTTCCAACCCTGGCTTACGGGTAACGCCCTTGGCCACGCCCAGCAGGATCAAATCGGGCACGGCAAGCTCCTGCAACACCTCACGCGCCATGTTGAGCTGCCCTTTGCCGCCATCGACAAGCAAGACATCAGGCAGCTTACCTACCCCTTCAGCCGCTTTCTTGAAACGCCGCGACAAGGCCTGGTGCATTGCAGCGTAGTCATCGCCAGCCGTAACGCCCTCAATGTTGTAGCGGCGGTAATCCGACTTCAGCGGCCCTTCCGGTCCGAATACCACGCAAGACGCGACAGTGGCCTCGCCGCTGGAATGACTGATATCGAAACACTCCAAGCGCGTTGGCGGCTCATCCAGCTGCAGCGATTCGGCCAGCGCCTGAAAGCGTGCGGCCAGATGCTGCCGGCTCGCCAGTCGAGCACCTAGCGCCTGTTCTGCGTTGGTCAGTGCCAACTGCTGCCAGCGCGCACGCGTGCCGCGCACACGATGGCTGATGACAAGCTCTTCGCCACGCAGCTCGATAAGGGCGCTGATCAGCGTGGCGAAGCCTTCATGGCTGCTATTGACGATCAGCTCGGCCGGCAGTTCCCGCTCCATGGAGCCCAGGTAATACTGTTCAAGGAAGGCCTGCAGTACATCGCTGACACTTTCCTCGATGGCTACCTGAGGAAAGAAGTTCTTGCTCCCCAGCACCCGGCCACCACGCACGCTGATCAGATGGACGCAGGCGCCACCGGGGCTGACCACCGCCGCAACAATATCCACATTGCCGCTGCCTCCTTCCATGCTCTGTTGATCCTGAACACGGCGCAGCAGCGCGATCTGGTCACGAATTTCGGCGGCGCGCTCGAAATCCAGCGCCATCGCGGCGGCTTCCATGCTGCTGGAAAGCTCTTCAGCCAGTGCATTGCTGCGGCCTTCGAGAAACATCACCGAATGGCGTACGTCCTGGGCATATTCCTCCGCATCCACCAGCCCCACACATGGCGCCTTGCAGCGCTTGATCTGATACTGCAGGCAGGGCCGGGTTCGGTTGCGGTAGAAACTGTCTTCACACTGACGAACAAAGAACGCCTTCTGCAGAAGACCCAGGCTCTCGCGGATCGCCCCAGCACTTGGGTATGGACCGAAGTAGCGCCCCAGCTCTTTCTTTGCCCCGCGATGGATGCTCAGACGAGGGAAATCACCGCTGGAAAGAAATACGTAGGGGTAGGACTTATCGTCACGCAGCAGAATGTTGTACGGCGGCCGCCACTGCTTGATCAGCGTCTGCTCCAGCAGCAACGCCTCGGTCTCGTTGGCCGTGATGGTGATTTCGATCTGAGCGATGCGCGCTACCAGCGCCGCTGTCTTCGGCGCTTGCCCGGTCTTGCGGAAGTAGCTCGACAGGCGTTTCTTGAGGTTCTTCGCCTTGCCCACATAGAGCAGCTTGGCCTCGGCATCGAACATCCGGTAGACACCGGGACGCACGCTACATGACGCGAGAAACGCCGAGGAGTCGAACGCGCTCATCAGTTGATGGTGTCGACCATACCGTGACGTACCGCCAGCAGGGCCAGCTCGACGTCACTGGTTATCGACAGCTTTTCATAGATGCGGTAGCGATAGGTATTGACCGTCTTGGGTGACAGGCAAAGCTTGTCTGAGATGGTCTGGACCTTCTGGCAGTTGGAAATCATCAGAGCAATCTGGATTTCCCGTTCCGAAAGCAGATCGAACGGCGAGCCATTGAGCTTTGGCTGGAAGGACTTGAGCGCCAGCTGCTGGGCAATCTGCGGGCTGATGTAGCGTTGCCCGGCAAACACCATGCGTATCGCCTGGACCATTTCCTCCAGCGCCGCACCTTTGGTCAGGTAGCCGGCGGCTCCGGCCTGCAACAGGCGCGTGGGGAACGGGTCTTCCTCGCAGATCGTCACGGCGATGACCTTGATATCCGGATAGCTGCGCAACAACTTTCGAGTGGCTTCAAGCCCGCCGATGCCAGGCATCTTGATGTCCATCAGGACGACATCCGGCTTGAGTTCGCGCGACTTTCTGATGGCCTCCTCGCCCGAGTCAGCCTGGCCTATCACCTGCAAGCCATCGATATCGGCGAGCATCCGGGAAATGCCTGTGCGTACCAGGTCATGGTCATCGACCACTAGCACCCTAATCAATCAGACACCTCATTGATGATATTGAAAGCTCGCTTGCAAGCGTCAGACATTATCAAATAATGCCCCAGATACCCAGACCACACATCACCTTATGGCCAAATGTCATCACTCGGGTGACGACAAGAAAATCCTCGGCAGTGGTGCAGTGGCTGGCTAGGGGCCGGATAGCCCAAATCAATCCTTGCTGCGTTAAATCCCTTCAGGCTCGGTGTCGTTGAGTAAATGGCTTAGCACCGAACGCAGCTTTCCGGCCTTGACCGGCTTGTTCAGCACCGGAATGCCGGCGCCTTGAAGCTCGCGACGACACTGATCACTACGGTCGGCGGTGATCATCACCGCCGGGATCGAATAGCCGAAACGTGAACGCAGCTTCTGTACCGCCTGCCAGCCGGTCATCCCCTGATCCAGGTGGTAATCCGCCAGGATCAGATCGGGCGGATTACCGGCAAGCACGAGGCTGGCTTCAGCTTCATCAGTGGCGGTCAGCACCTCACAGCCCCACTGCCCAAGCAGCGCCGACATGCTGTGCAGGATGCTCAGCTCGTTATCCAGAACCAGCAGGCGCCGCCCCGGCAGCGGGTCGCCCGGAACTGGCAGTACCGGCGCTTCGCTCACCTCCGGCAAGGGCATATCGGCCAGCGGCACATCGATGCTGAACACTGAACCGCGGCCCGGTTGCGAGCGCACCTGCACCTGATAGTCCAGCATCGCCGCAATACGGTCGACGATGGCCAGGCCAAGGCCGACCCCACTGCGCTCGGCAGCGCGCTGCACGCCCAGCTGATTGAACTCGAGGAATATCGATTGCATCTGGTCCTGGGCAATGCCGCGCCCGGTATCCCATACCTCGATGCGCAGTTTGTCACCACGTTTGCGCGCACCCAGCAGTACGCGCCCCTGGTCGGTGTAGCGGCACGCATTGCTCAGGAAATTGCGCAAGATACGCGTCAGCAGAAGGAAATCGCTACGCAGCCCATAAGCTGGGATGTAATGTTCGAAGCCCAGGTCTTTCGACTCTGCCACCGGCTCGAATTCAGACACCAGCGGCAGCAGAATTTCATCGAGACGATAGACGTGGATCTCAGGCTTGATCGCCTGCTGATCGAGTTTGGAAATGTCCAGCAGATCGGTGAGCAGGTCTTCGGCACCTTCCAGAGCCTGATGCGCGCGCTCCACAAGGTTGTGCTCGGCAGCCGGCAAACTTCGCTCACGCAGGGTTGAAATCAGCAGCCGCGCGGCATTCAGCGGCTGCAGCAGATCATGGCTGGCTGCGGCCAGGTATTTGTCCTTGCTGCGATTGGCTGCCTCGGCTGCATCGCGCGCCTGGCGCAACTCCTGGGTCCGCTCGGCGACACGCTGCTCCAGCTCCTCGTTCAGATGCTGCAAGCGCACCTGCGCCAGCTTGCGCTCGGTGATGTCGGCGACGAAGCCTTCGACCAGGCCCTCCTCGTCCGGCTTGAGCAGCAGGTTCATTACCACGTCGATGGCACTGCCATCCTTGCGCCGCAGTCGTGTTTCGTAGCCGAACAGCCCCTGCCGGGTACTCAGCACGTGGCGAATCCAGTGCAGTTCCTGCTCGCCGCCGATAAACAGATGGTTAGACAGATCAGTCAGGCCCCAGAGCGCCTCCTCGGCTCTGTCATAGCCCAGCATGCGTGCCAGCGCCGGATTAGCAGCGCGGATGCCGTCCTGCAGGCTGGCCTGAAAGATGCCGTGCACTGCATGTTCGAACAGCCATTTGTAGCGATTGCGCTCAGCTTCGAGTTCTTCGAGGCGGCTAAGCAGTTCGGGATAATGACTTTTGCGTGCAGAGTGCGCGCTCAGGCCAAGCAGGCCGGCCAGAGCATCGTTTTGTTCAGAGCGCTTCGGCATAGACTACTTCGACATCGCGCTGGGTGGAGGAGCGTGGGTTGGTCAGGATGCAGGGATCCTGCATGGCATGCCTGGATAGGAACGGGATGTCAGAGATATTCACCCCGTGCAGCTTCAGGCTTTCACTGAAACCGATGGATTGCTTGAGCTGGATCAGATGCGCCACCAGACGGTCACGAACCTGGCTATGCGTCAGCCCACGGGTATCGATACCCAAGGTCTCCGCGACGACCTTGAAACGCTCGGGCGCGGCACTGAAGTTGAACGCCACCACATGCTCGACCAGCACCGCGTTGCACAGGCCATGGGGCAGGTCCAGGTAGCCGCCCAGGCTGTGGGACATTGCGTGTACCGCCCCGAGAATTGCGTTGGAAAACGCCAGGCCCGCCTGCATGCTGCCGAGCATCACCTTCTCGCGCAGCTCTATATCCGCAGGGTTGGCGATCATCTGCGTCAGATGACCATTGATCAGCCGCATCGCTTCCAGCGCATGGGGATCGGTCAGCGGGCCGCTGCCGGTGGACACGAAAGCTTCGATGGCATGCACCAGTGCGTCGATACCGGTGCAGGCGGAGAGGAAGGGGTCCATGCTCAGAGTGGTTTCCGGGTCGATCAGCGATACATCGGGCACCGCGCCCTTGCTGACGATGGAGAACTTCATCTTCTCGACCTGGTTGGAGATGATCACAAACTGCGAAACATCCGCCGAGGTACCTGCCGTAGTCGGGACCAGAATCAGCGGCGGGCTGGGCACTCGCAGGGTATCGACGCCCTCGAATTCGATGATATTGCGCCCATGGGCCACGGCGATGCCGATGCCCTTGGCGCAATCCATGGGGCTGCCGCCGCCGACTGCAACGATGGCATCGCAAGCCTGGCTGCGGTACACCTCGGCACCCAGCATCACCTCTTCGGTACGTGGGTTGGCCGACACCTGGGTAAAGAGATGCTGTTCGATATTCTGCAGTGCCAGGCTCGCCTGGATATCCGCGACCCAGCCGGCCGCCGCCACTCCAGGGTCGGATACCAACAGCACTTTGCGGGCGCCGAAGTTTTTCGCGTAGTTACCGGCGCTGTGCCGACAACCCGCACCAAAAACGATCTCGGGTGAAACGAATTTGCGTTGCAGGCTAAGTCTCTGGCTCATTACCACGGCCTATAGTTATTTTTTGTTACGAGCCGGCAAGACTACTGCTTTCCACTTTTAAAGCAATCGGCTGACTCGTCGACCAACAGCCCCTGATAGAAGCGGCACTCGCGTTTCAGCGCATCGGCCAGGCGGTGAGCCTGCCGGAAACCGTGGCGTTCCTCAGGGTATAGCCGGTACTCAACCTTAACGCCGTGCTCGCGCAGCGCAGCCACCATGGACTCGGTCTGCTCCGGTAGCACTACGGCATCCAGCCCGCCCTGAAAGAAGATCACCGGCACACGAATCCGCTCGGCGTGGGCCAGTGGAGTGCGCTGATCGTAGCGTTCGGCATCGACCTCCGGATCACCGATCAGCCAGTCCAGATAATCGGCCTCGAACTTGTGCGTAACCCGCCGCAACGCCAGGGGGTCGCTAACGCCATACAGGCTGGCCCCGCCACGAAAGCCGGCATCGGCCACCAACGCATTGAGCGCGGTATAGCCGCCGGCGCTGGAGCCGCGGATAAAGGTGCGCGACGGATCAATCAGCCCACGCCGGCCAAGCTCTGCAACGGCGGCACGGGCATCTTCCACATCCAGCACACCCCACTGACCACACAATCTCTGGCGATAGGCTCGGCCAAAGCCGCTGCTGCCGCGGTAATTGATATCAGCCACGGCGATCCCGCGCTGGGTCCAGTACTGGATACGCGGATCGAAAACCGGATAACAGGCCGAGGTCGGACCGCCATGGATAAACACCACCAGAGGCGGGCGCTCTCCTTCCGGCGCCGTGTAGCCTGCATTTAGCGGTAGGTAAAGGAAGCCGTGAGCCGTCTCGGTATCGCCGGTGGCAAAGCTGAACGACTGCGGTCGGGATATCTCGCCAGACGGCAAGAGACGCTCACCCCCTGCGAGTACCCGGCATTGCCCATCGCGGCGATCGATTGCCAGCACCGCCGATGTACGCTCAGGCGATGCAGCGATGCAGTAGAAATGCGCGGCATCGGCGGCTAGCTGACGGCAGCGGCTGAAGTCCGTCGCCAGTGCGCGCTCACCGTTCCGGCTGCATTGCTCGAACAGCAGTCCATGGCCTTGCAGCATGCGCGTCAGTAACAACGCACCCTCGCCTATCGGCAGATAACTGACCGTCCCCAACTGCCAGGGCGCCGGTGCGTGGTCGCACTCTGCCGAATCGTCTACCGGCACCAGGCCGTCACCCTCCTCGCGCCACGGCTGCCACCACCCGTTGAGGTCGCTCAAGCAATAAAGCTTGCCGTCAGCAGCAAAGCGCGGCTGCTGCACCGATTCCTCGCCCTGCAAACCCGCCAGGCAGTGCGGTTTGTGGCAGCTTCCCTCGGCGTTTCGCTCAGCAACCCACAAGCTGGTCGCCGTCCAGGGTTGCTCGGGGCGCTGCCACTGGATCCAGGCCAGGCGCTGGCCGGCGACATCAAGCGTGGGCGATGCATAGAAGTCTGCACCTTCCGCCAGTACCCGCCGTTGGCCATTGGCCAGCGAAATACTTACCAGACGATGCTCGACGCTCTGATTCCCGCGCTTCTCCTCTACCGCCAGGACAGCAGCGTGACGCGCATCGAACACCAGGTCGCCGTAGCGGCAATCCGGCTGATACGTAACAACGGTAGGTTCGGCGCCCTCTTCGAGCGCCTGATGGTAAATCTGCTGGTCCCGTTCATCGACATAGGCCACACCGCTGTCGGTCAGACAGAAGGCGCCGCCGCCATATTCGTAAATACGGCTACGCAGGGAAACTCCGGGGGGCGTCAGGCACCTGGCGCCAGTGCCATCGCACCAGAACCAGAGTGTGCAACGGGCATCCGCCGGGTCGTACTCGATCCAGAACAAACCGCCATGGCCGGCACGCAATTCCGCAAAGTCGCGACTGGCACCGGCCGCCTTTTCCGCCGTCCAGTCGCTGGGCCAGAAGCCATAAGGCAGTACTGGCTTGGTCATCACTTGGACCTCCAGAGCTTTGGGCTAAAGATTCATATCTGAAGGCATCGCCTCCCCTGAACGCGCGTCCCCGGCGCGAAGCCTGCCGTTACTCTTCAGTCCACAGGGCAGACTCTCGCCAGTATTCGCCGCACCGGCGCAGCTCCCACGAAAGCGCTGCGCACACCAGCGGGGGTTAGCCGCAAATAAGCCTCACTGGCTCCATCACGCCTTGATAATCAGCTTCGAGGCCTTCTCGTTGCGGTATTGCAGCTGGTCAAGCGGCGCGCCCTGCTCGGCTTGCTCGCGCGCGGCGAGGATCTTGCCGTGGTGTGCCGACTTGCTACACACCGGATCAGCATTGGCAGCATCGCCAGTGAGCATGAAGGCCTGACAACGGCAGCCGCCGAAGTCCCGCTCCTTTTCATCGCAACTGCGGCAGGGTTCAGGCATCCAGTCGTAACCGCGATATTTGTTGAAACCGAACGAGTGCCGCCAGATGTGTTCGATGCTGTGCTCACGCACATTGGGGAACTGCACCGGCAACTGCCGCGCACTGTGACAAGGCAAGGCCGTGCCGTCTGGAGTGATGTCGAGAAACAGATTACCCCAGCCGTTCATACAGCCTTTGGGACGTTCCTCGTAATAGTCCGGCGTGACGAAAATCAGCTTGCAGGGGTGGTTCTCGGCGGCCAGCTTTTCACGCCATTCATTGGTGATGCGCTCGGCACGCACCAGCTGTTCCTTGCTGGGCAGCAGTCCGACACGGTTGAGTTCGGCCCAGCCATAGAACTGACAGGTGGCCAACTCGACGAAATCTGCCTCCAGCTCCAGACACAACTGGATGATGCGCTCGATGTTGTCGATGTTGTGCCGGTGGGTGACGAAGTTGAGCACCATCGGATAGCCATGGGCCTTGACCGCACGGGCCATGGCCAGCTTCTGCGCAAAGGCCTTTTTCGAGCCGGCCAGCAGGTTGTTCACCTCCTCGTCAGCAGCCTGGAAGCTGATCTGGATATGATCGAGCCCTGCCTCGGCAAATGCGGCGATCTTGCTTTCGGTCAGGCCGATCCCGGAGGTGATCAGGTTGGTGTAGTAACCAAGCTCACGTGCAGCGGCGATCAGCTCGACCAGATCGTCACGTACCAGCGGCTCACCGCCGGAAAACCCCAGCTGCGCCGCGCCCATTGCCCGCGCCTGACGGAACACTTCGATCCACTCGGCAGTGCTCAGCTCATCATGGCTGCGAGCAAAATCCAGCGGATTCGAGCAATACGGGCACTGCAACGGGCAGCGATAGGTCAGCTCGGCCAACAACCACATGGGCGGGCCGACCACCACGTCCGGCTTAGCGAAGCTCGATCCAGAACCGTTCAACGGCCACCTCCAGAAACGCCAGGATATCCTCTTCGATGCCTTCGGCACCGGGGAAGCTCGCCTGCAGGTCAGCCACGATGCCACCTACCGTCCGCGCGCCATCAACGCGCTTGAGAATCTCGCTGGCGCTGTCGTTGAGCTTGATCATGCCTTCCGGATAAAGCAGCACATGGCAGCCCTGAGCCGGCTCGAACTGGAAGCGATAACCACGGCGCAGCGACGGCACTTTGGACAGAAGTTCATCGTTCATTTATCCACCTCCTCATGCTGGAAACACCGCCAGTGCATGTTGCTCGCGGGCAAGCGAGCTGCTGGCTCACAGGCTGATTCCCTTGTGCCAGACCCGCTCGCGGGTAACGGTGTGATACGGCGGACGATCAAGCTCATAGGCCATGCTCATGGCATCGAGCATGCTCCAGAGCACATCCAGCTTGAACTGAAGAATGTTCAGCATGCGCTGCTGAGCTTCATAGGTCGTGTAATGCTCAAGGGTGATACGCAGACCATGCTCGACATCCCGCCGCGCCTCCTTGAGGCGTTTGCGGAAGTAGTCATATCCGGATGTATCGATCCAGGTGTAGTGCTGCGGCCAAGCGTCCAGCCGCGACTGGTGGATGGTCGGCGCGAAGAGTTCGGTCAAAGAGCTGCTGGCCGCTTCCTGCCAGACCGCACGGCGTGCGAAGTTGACGTAGGCGTCCACGGCAAAACGCACCCCTGGCAACACCAGTTCCTGCGACAGGACTTGCTCGCGATCGAGGCCGACCGCCTCGGCCAGACGCAGCCAGGCTTCGATACCGCCCTCCTCTCCCGGTCCGCCATCGTGATCGATGATGCGCTGAACCCACTCGCGGCGCGTGTCCCGATCCGGACAGTTGGCCATGATCGCCGCGTCCTTTACTGGAATGCAGACCTGATAGTAGAAACGGTTCGCGACCCAGCCCTGGATTTGCTCGCGTGTCGAGCGGCCTTCATACATGGCGCGGTGGAAGGGGTGGTGGATATGGTAGTAGTCGCCCTTGGCACGCAAGGCCTGCTCGAACGCGGCAGGGGTCATGGCTGACTGGGTCATCGCGGGACTTCCTTGGTTGTGCGCCGCAGTCTCAGGGACAGGCGCGACGCGCTGATTTTCTTGGGGCGAAGCTGGGTGGCGGCGTCAGAGCTCGATGCTCATCCCGTCGAAAGCCACCTCGATACCATGCTCACCCAGTGTTGCACGCTCGGCCGAATCCTCATCAAGGATGGGATTGGTGTTATTGATATGGATAAGAATCTTGCGCGACGCCGGCATTTCATCGAGCAGCTCGATCATGCCGCCCGGCCCGATCTGGGGCATATGACCCATCTCCGATCCCAGCTTGTCTCCTACCTCACGCACACGCATCTCGTCATCGCGCCAGAGCGTGCCATCGACCAGCAGGCAGTCGGCACGACGCATGATTTCCAATAGTTGCGGGCTGGCCTGGCCAAGCCCCGGCGCGTAGAACAGCGTACCCCCGCTCTGCCGATCCTCGATCAACAGGCCGATGTTGTCGCCCGGATGCGGGTCGTTGCGATGCGGCGAGTACGGCGGTGCCGAACTGCGCAGCGGAATCGGAGTGATCTGCAGGTTCGGGCAAGCCGGGATGACGAAACTGCCCTCCAGCGCGATAGGGTTC is from Pseudomonas saudiphocaensis and encodes:
- a CDS encoding NahK/ErcS family hybrid sensor histidine kinase/response regulator, with product MPKRSEQNDALAGLLGLSAHSARKSHYPELLSRLEELEAERNRYKWLFEHAVHGIFQASLQDGIRAANPALARMLGYDRAEEALWGLTDLSNHLFIGGEQELHWIRHVLSTRQGLFGYETRLRRKDGSAIDVVMNLLLKPDEEGLVEGFVADITERKLAQVRLQHLNEELEQRVAERTQELRQARDAAEAANRSKDKYLAAASHDLLQPLNAARLLISTLRERSLPAAEHNLVERAHQALEGAEDLLTDLLDISKLDQQAIKPEIHVYRLDEILLPLVSEFEPVAESKDLGFEHYIPAYGLRSDFLLLTRILRNFLSNACRYTDQGRVLLGARKRGDKLRIEVWDTGRGIAQDQMQSIFLEFNQLGVQRAAERSGVGLGLAIVDRIAAMLDYQVQVRSQPGRGSVFSIDVPLADMPLPEVSEAPVLPVPGDPLPGRRLLVLDNELSILHSMSALLGQWGCEVLTATDEAEASLVLAGNPPDLILADYHLDQGMTGWQAVQKLRSRFGYSIPAVMITADRSDQCRRELQGAGIPVLNKPVKAGKLRSVLSHLLNDTEPEGI
- the ercA gene encoding alcohol dehydrogenase-like regulatory protein ErcA; the encoded protein is MSQRLSLQRKFVSPEIVFGAGCRHSAGNYAKNFGARKVLLVSDPGVAAAGWVADIQASLALQNIEQHLFTQVSANPRTEEVMLGAEVYRSQACDAIVAVGGGSPMDCAKGIGIAVAHGRNIIEFEGVDTLRVPSPPLILVPTTAGTSADVSQFVIISNQVEKMKFSIVSKGAVPDVSLIDPETTLSMDPFLSACTGIDALVHAIEAFVSTGSGPLTDPHALEAMRLINGHLTQMIANPADIELREKVMLGSMQAGLAFSNAILGAVHAMSHSLGGYLDLPHGLCNAVLVEHVVAFNFSAAPERFKVVAETLGIDTRGLTHSQVRDRLVAHLIQLKQSIGFSESLKLHGVNISDIPFLSRHAMQDPCILTNPRSSTQRDVEVVYAEAL
- a CDS encoding alpha/beta hydrolase family protein, with amino-acid sequence MTKPVLPYGFWPSDWTAEKAAGASRDFAELRAGHGGLFWIEYDPADARCTLWFWCDGTGARCLTPPGVSLRSRIYEYGGGAFCLTDSGVAYVDERDQQIYHQALEEGAEPTVVTYQPDCRYGDLVFDARHAAVLAVEEKRGNQSVEHRLVSISLANGQRRVLAEGADFYASPTLDVAGQRLAWIQWQRPEQPWTATSLWVAERNAEGSCHKPHCLAGLQGEESVQQPRFAADGKLYCLSDLNGWWQPWREEGDGLVPVDDSAECDHAPAPWQLGTVSYLPIGEGALLLTRMLQGHGLLFEQCSRNGERALATDFSRCRQLAADAAHFYCIAASPERTSAVLAIDRRDGQCRVLAGGERLLPSGEISRPQSFSFATGDTETAHGFLYLPLNAGYTAPEGERPPLVVFIHGGPTSACYPVFDPRIQYWTQRGIAVADINYRGSSGFGRAYRQRLCGQWGVLDVEDARAAVAELGRRGLIDPSRTFIRGSSAGGYTALNALVADAGFRGGASLYGVSDPLALRRVTHKFEADYLDWLIGDPEVDAERYDQRTPLAHAERIRVPVIFFQGGLDAVVLPEQTESMVAALREHGVKVEYRLYPEERHGFRQAHRLADALKRECRFYQGLLVDESADCFKSGKQ
- the pqqE gene encoding pyrroloquinoline quinone biosynthesis protein PqqE, with product MNGSGSSFAKPDVVVGPPMWLLAELTYRCPLQCPYCSNPLDFARSHDELSTAEWIEVFRQARAMGAAQLGFSGGEPLVRDDLVELIAAARELGYYTNLITSGIGLTESKIAAFAEAGLDHIQISFQAADEEVNNLLAGSKKAFAQKLAMARAVKAHGYPMVLNFVTHRHNIDNIERIIQLCLELEADFVELATCQFYGWAELNRVGLLPSKEQLVRAERITNEWREKLAAENHPCKLIFVTPDYYEERPKGCMNGWGNLFLDITPDGTALPCHSARQLPVQFPNVREHSIEHIWRHSFGFNKYRGYDWMPEPCRSCDEKERDFGGCRCQAFMLTGDAANADPVCSKSAHHGKILAAREQAEQGAPLDQLQYRNEKASKLIIKA
- the pqqD gene encoding pyrroloquinoline quinone biosynthesis peptide chaperone PqqD produces the protein MNDELLSKVPSLRRGYRFQFEPAQGCHVLLYPEGMIKLNDSASEILKRVDGARTVGGIVADLQASFPGAEGIEEDILAFLEVAVERFWIELR